A portion of the Epinephelus moara isolate mb chromosome 4, YSFRI_EMoa_1.0, whole genome shotgun sequence genome contains these proteins:
- the LOC126388521 gene encoding protocadherin gamma-A6 yields the protein MSTVHPLLKACLIMDQRINLKWWLHFLLLCLIFGASCGEVRYILPEEMQRGSVIGNVARDLGLKVSELDARRARVVAEGTSQLCELDTASGNLLISQRIDREELCAQATVCTLQYQLLLEDPLQAYSIVLDIADINDNSPVFAAEEIRLDLVESTVLGRRFPLESAHDPDLGTNSVREYKLSPNDHFALEMSTQINGNAYPELVLKKTLDREAQAEHVLKINGIDGGNPVRSGTASIHIRVLDANDNVPAFSQRVYKASVPENSAIGTLIAKLNATDSDEGVYGEITYSFSHLSDKTGGVIEINPVSGEVRVAGVIDYEEASTHELDVQAKDGGGQASHCKLIIDVIDVNDNKPIIEIKSASANVAEDSKPGTMVALINIYDLDTGSSGRVTCTIPQNVPFKFVSEVKNYYMLVTDGILDREPQPEYNITVTATDAGSPPLSSIKVITIVVTDINDNPPTFTQREYNANILENQPVGTFVMRVTAEDIDDGSNAKILYQISKDTKSEVSSFLTINADTGELFTSRLFDYEQSVHFQIKVTARDGGDPPLSTTCTVNAFIKDQNDNAPVVLYPVQTTGFIAEDMVPIEAPRGYLVTKVVAVDADSGHNAWLSYRIIKATRPNLFIVGLHTGEIRTLRAFMEDDEPKQTVVVSVTDNGHESLSATATVSVVIGDGLPVLNELFEFTDEPQESDDLTFYLIIALIAVSSLFILLLSGVFYFKLCRRSYVYRSTTASLPVFPTTYCPPSFTDLSRCGTLLKDERYDSFMTTGSWRGDFRFGSSTDTDTLKQRSAAYQKNTLRRASADRATLKVRAGASHPCYVVK from the coding sequence ATGTCGACAGTACATCCGCTTCTGAAAGCATGTTTAATAATGGACCAGCGAATAAACTTAAAATGGTGGCTGCATTTTTTATTGCTTTGCCTCATTTTTGGTGCTTCGTGTGGAGAAGTCCGTTACATCCTTCCAGAGGAGATGCAGCGGGGGTCGGTTATCGGCAATGTTGCACGGGATCTGGGGCTGAAAGTGTCGGAGCTTGATGCTCGTCGAGCCCGTGTTGTTGCAGAAGGGACTAGTCAGCTGTGTGAACTGGACACTGCGTCAGGGAATCTTTTGATCAGCCAACGGATAGACCGAGAGGAGCTCTGCGCGCAAGCCACTGTCTGCACCCTGCAGTATCAGCTGTTACTCGAAGATCCCCTTCAAGCATACAGCATAGTTTTGGATATTGCAGATATAAATGACAACAGCCCAGTGTTCGCTGCAGAGGAGATACGGCTAGATTTAGTCGAATCCACTGTCCTGGGGAGGCGCTTTCCATTGGAGAGCGCGCATGACCCCGATCTGGGAACCAACTCAGTCCGTGAATATAAACTGAGCCCGAATGACCATTTTGCACTGGAAATGAGCACCCAAATAAACGGCAATGCTTATCCGGAACTTGTTCTTAAAAAGACCTTGGACCGGGAGGCGCAAGCTGAACATGTACTGAAAATCAATGGAATTGACGGGGGAAATCCGGTCAGATCAGGAACTGCTTCTATCCATATCCGTGTTTTGGACGCCAATGACAACGTTCCAGCTTTTAGCCAACGAGTCTACAAAGCCTCTGTACCAGAGAACTCGGCCATAGGGACTCTCATAGCAAAGCTAAATGCCACGGACTCAGATGAGGGTGTTTATGGAGAGATAACCTACTCTTTCAGTCACTTGTCAGACAAGACTGGGGGAGTTATTGAAATTAACCCTGTGAGTGGAGAAGTTAGGGTGGCAGGTGTTATTGACTATGAAGAGGCCAGTACGCATGAACTGGATGTCCAGGCTAAAGATGGAGGTGGTCAGGCGTCTCACTGTAAACTTATAATTGACGTCATTGACGTAAATGACAATAAGCCCATAATAGAAATAAAGTCAGCCTCTGCTAACGTGGCTGAAGACTCTAAACCAGGAACTATGGTTGCTCTGATTAATATATATGACCTGGACACCGGAAGCAGTGGGCGCGTCACGTGTACAATCCCACAAAATGTTCCATTTAAATTTGTGTCGGAGGTCAAAAACTATTACATGTTAGTGACTGACGGAATACTAGACAGAGAGCCTCAACCCGAGTATAACATCACAGTCACAGCCACTGATGCGGGCTCTCCCCCACTCTCTAGTATAAAAGTTATTACAATCGTGGTCACTGATATTAATGATAACCCTCCGACGTTTACGCAGCGCgagtacaatgccaacatcttGGAAAACCAGCCCGTTGGCACGTTTGTGATGAGAGTGACAGCAGAGGACATTGACGACGGCTCTAATGCTAAAATACTGTACCAAATATCAAAGGATACAAAGTCAGAAGTGTCCTCCTTCCTCACCATCAACGCAGACACAGGAGAGCTCTTCACGTCACGCCTCTTTGATTACGAACAGTCAGTTCACTTTCAAATTAAGGTGACAGCTCGAGATGGAGGCGACCCTCCACTCTCTACCACCTGCACTGTAAACGCTTTTATTAAAGACCAAAATGACAACGCACCTGTTGTCCTATATCCTGTCCAAACCACTGGGTTCATAGCTGAGGATATGGTGCCCATTGAAGCGCCTCGTGGTTACCTGGTTACTAAGGTGGTAGCTGTGGACGCAGACTCTGGCCATAACGCCTGGCTGTCCTATAGAATAATCAAAGCAACGCGGCCTAACCTGTTCATAGTCGGTCTGCATACAGGAGAAATCAGAACTTTGCGAGCATTCATGGAGGACGATGAGCCGAAACAAACGGTTGTTGTTTCAGTAACCGATAACGGGCACGAATCTCTGTCCGCCACCGCCACGGTCAGCGTGGTGATTGGTGACGGGCTGCCTGTTTTAAACGAGCTCTTTGAGTTTACAGATGAACCACAGGAGAGCGATGACTTAACGTTTTATTTGATTATCGCTTTGATAGCCGTTTCCTCTCTTTTCATCCTTTTACTCAGCGGAGTGTTTTACTTTAAGCTCTGCCGGCGTAGTTACGTTTACCGTTCAACCACCGCTAGTCTACCAGTTTTCCCCACGACCTACTGCCCCCCTAGTTTTACAGATTTAAGCCGTTGTGGCACCCTGCTAAAAGATGAGCGGTATGATTCCTTCATGACCACAGGGTCGTGGAGAGGCGATTTCCGTTTCGGCTCCAGCACAGACACTGATACACTGAAGCAAAGAAGCGCAGCTTATCAAAAAAACACGTTAAGGCGCGCAAGTGCGGACAGAGCTACTCTGAAGGTGAGGGCCGGAGCATCGCATCCGTGTTACGTGGTTAAATGA